CGTAAGCTAGCACGACGTTAGCTACTGATACATATCGGATATTCGTCAATGCCGATACGTCGGTGTGAGAAGACAGCAGGTCAGCAGTAACATTGGCAGGTAGGGTGAACAATAGCTGATCCGCTTCAATTGCAGTACCATCGGATAGCTGTAGACGGTACATAGCCTCAGCTTCTTCTAGTTGGCTCTCTGCTGCTGTGCGTTCGACGTATTCCACCTGTGCTTCCATCCGAATGGAGCAGCCAGCTTCTCTAAGACTTGACTCAAGCGCCTCAATAACCGTAGATAATCCATTGCGAAATGTCATAAAAACAGATGTAGGCAAGAAATGTGCTACCAGATCCTGTTCCTTTTCATCGGAAGCTTCATTAATGGATTTTTCTTTTGCTTTGGCGGCAGTCGCAGCAGCGAGCTGGCTCATTTTTGTGCCTTGAATAAGGCTTCCATAATCCTTCACATACTGCTTAAACTGTGGGAAGGTTGCTTGCAGCCCCAGCCGATATAAATCTCCTGCATGAATGCCAGCTAGTAATGGCTCGAAAATCCTTTCAACCATTTCCTTACCCATACGGCGCTCGAGGAATGCTCCAACTGATTCGTCTTCAGTAAGCTCACCCGGCACAATATCAAGCTCCTCTAGTGCCCGGAGCTTCCCTTCCTCAGAAACTAATTCCGTCTTCATGAATTTTTCCTTATCGGAAGGGATACCAAGGGTAAGGCCCTCGGGCATGGGGTGAAGCTTTCCTTCATGTGAAATATAAGTTTTTTTCGCTACTGGGTTTGTGCCAGTCAATTCCTGTTCAAGCCCCAGCTCTCTTGCCAATTGGATCATAGGAAGCTTACGAGCTAGAAAGGAATCTGGACCACGCTCGATAACGAACCCTTCCTTACGAAGCGTGTTTACTCGGCCACCTAGTCGGTTCGAGCCTTCTATAACTGTAACTTCTATTTTTTCGCCTTGCTCCTTCGCGTGCTTTAGCAAATAAAAGGCGGCGCTAAGGCCGGTAATACCGCCGCCTAGCACCGCCACCCGGCGAACCTTTTGTATGGTCATTCGTTAGTCCCTCCATGAGCCAATCCTAGAACGGAAGCAGCTAATGCAGCCATATACTGAGGATCGTCATTGAGCATACGAATTCTTTCCAGCCTTATGCCGTGCTCTTCGGATAGCTTCCGTGCCTCGATGTCGATATCGTATAAAACCTCTAAATGATCGGATACGAAGCCAACAGGCGTCACGAGCACATTTTTCACACCCTCTTCGCTTAAACGCGTCAAGGTTTCCAAAATATCAGGCCCGAGCCAAGGCTGCCCTGTTTGACCCGCGCTTTGCCAAGTAAACTGCCACTTCTCAACACCCGCGGCTTCTGCAATCGCACGTGAAGTAGCTAGCAATTGATCTGAATAGGGATCGTTCATCTCTAAGATTTTGGCAGGCAGGCTGTGAGCACTGAATAATACTAGTGCATCCGCACGTTGCTCACCAAAGCGATCGAGCCCTTCCGTTACTCTCTTGCTTAGCGCGTCGATTAGCTCAGGATGCAGATGATACTCTTGCACGGACTTGAACGCGATACCTTGCTTACTCGCTTCCTCCTGTGCACGCTTCATATATCCGCCAACACTCATAATTGAATATTGGGGTGTAAGCACGATTCCTATAGCATTCTTAATGCCATCCGCTGCCATTGCAGCTACGCCATCCTCAATATACGGAGCAGCATGCTTTAAGCCTTGATAGCAAATATAAGCGCCTTCGCCGGCAAGCTCATCCAATGTGCGCTGTAGTGCTGCTACCTGAATATTCGTATTTTCACGAAGTGGAAAAACTCCACCAACGATAGAACGGTAACGGCTCGTCAGATCCTCTAGCTGCGCTGCTGAAGGTGGATTCCCTCTGCGAATGTGCGTGTAATAAGTCTCGACATCTTCCAAGCTCTCTGGAGTACCGTAAGACATT
This portion of the Cohnella abietis genome encodes:
- the hemG gene encoding protoporphyrinogen oxidase, giving the protein MTIQKVRRVAVLGGGITGLSAAFYLLKHAKEQGEKIEVTVIEGSNRLGGRVNTLRKEGFVIERGPDSFLARKLPMIQLARELGLEQELTGTNPVAKKTYISHEGKLHPMPEGLTLGIPSDKEKFMKTELVSEEGKLRALEELDIVPGELTEDESVGAFLERRMGKEMVERIFEPLLAGIHAGDLYRLGLQATFPQFKQYVKDYGSLIQGTKMSQLAAATAAKAKEKSINEASDEKEQDLVAHFLPTSVFMTFRNGLSTVIEALESSLREAGCSIRMEAQVEYVERTAAESQLEEAEAMYRLQLSDGTAIEADQLLFTLPANVTADLLSSHTDVSALTNIRYVSVANVVLAYDEKGFNHDLNGSGFLVSRGEHRHITASTWTSSKWAHTAPSGKRLIRCYVGRAGDEKGVELSDAVLASVVQRDLYDLMGLTATPEFVEITRLRHSMPQYPIDHNKAISSFRDSLSKQLPGVQVTGAAFGGVGLPDCVAQGKQAAEALLAGN
- the hemH gene encoding ferrochelatase, with product MSDQVNNAIGVLVMSYGTPESLEDVETYYTHIRRGNPPSAAQLEDLTSRYRSIVGGVFPLRENTNIQVAALQRTLDELAGEGAYICYQGLKHAAPYIEDGVAAMAADGIKNAIGIVLTPQYSIMSVGGYMKRAQEEASKQGIAFKSVQEYHLHPELIDALSKRVTEGLDRFGEQRADALVLFSAHSLPAKILEMNDPYSDQLLATSRAIAEAAGVEKWQFTWQSAGQTGQPWLGPDILETLTRLSEEGVKNVLVTPVGFVSDHLEVLYDIDIEARKLSEEHGIRLERIRMLNDDPQYMAALAASVLGLAHGGTNE